Proteins from a genomic interval of Chroococcidiopsis thermalis PCC 7203:
- a CDS encoding cytochrome c oxidase subunit II yields the protein MNIPSSIWTLLIGIVLTLTSLWYGQNHGLLPTAASDEATLVDGLFDTMMTIGTGLFVLVQGILIYAAFKFRRRQGDNTDAPPVFGNIPLEILWTAIPAIIVIGLSIYSFDVYNEIGGFDPHSAHEAPIAGQAMKMPGAAIAATLNDTPPSTAPNANQIKSDEAMSDPATASVRNSDQIPQKRDAPGMGIVSPGIGASPDNEGKVPGLAVNVTGLQYAWIFTYPDTGVVASELHVPAGKEVKLDMTANDVIHAFWVPELRLKQDVIPGRQSEIRFTPKIVGEYKVICAELCGPYHGAMNTKFIVETPENFDKWMQEQQVATKGNLEQAIALNAADRSPAEFLSPYTAQMGIQPETLHQLHHH from the coding sequence GTGAACATTCCTAGTTCTATTTGGACGCTATTAATTGGCATCGTCTTGACTCTGACAAGTCTGTGGTACGGTCAGAATCACGGGTTACTACCCACGGCAGCCTCAGATGAAGCCACCTTGGTTGATGGGCTGTTCGACACAATGATGACGATTGGCACGGGTCTGTTTGTGCTGGTACAAGGCATATTGATCTATGCTGCCTTTAAGTTTCGCCGTCGCCAGGGCGATAACACTGACGCGCCTCCCGTGTTCGGTAATATTCCTCTAGAAATTCTGTGGACGGCGATCCCGGCAATTATTGTCATCGGCTTATCGATCTACAGCTTTGATGTCTACAACGAAATTGGTGGTTTCGATCCCCACAGCGCTCACGAAGCCCCTATTGCTGGGCAAGCAATGAAAATGCCAGGGGCAGCGATTGCGGCAACATTGAACGATACGCCGCCTAGCACCGCACCCAACGCGAATCAAATCAAGTCGGATGAGGCAATGTCAGATCCAGCCACAGCCTCCGTCCGCAACTCCGACCAAATTCCTCAAAAGCGCGATGCTCCTGGTATGGGTATAGTCTCTCCTGGCATCGGTGCCAGCCCAGATAACGAAGGAAAAGTCCCAGGGCTAGCAGTCAACGTCACTGGCTTGCAATATGCTTGGATTTTCACCTATCCAGATACGGGCGTGGTGGCTAGTGAATTGCACGTTCCTGCGGGTAAAGAAGTGAAACTAGACATGACAGCAAACGATGTCATTCACGCTTTTTGGGTTCCAGAGTTGCGTTTAAAACAAGATGTGATTCCTGGTAGACAAAGTGAAATTCGCTTCACCCCAAAAATTGTAGGGGAATATAAAGTGATCTGTGCTGAACTTTGCGGTCCTTATCACGGGGCGATGAATACCAAGTTTATTGTGGAAACACCAGAAAACTTTGACAAGTGGATGCAGGAACAACAAGTCGCAACTAAGGGCAATCTAGAACAGGCGATCGCCCTAAATGCCGCAGATCGTTCCCCCGCTGAATTTCTCTCCCCCTACACCGCGCAAATGGGAATTCAGCCCGAAACCCTTCATCAACTTCACCATCACTAG
- a CDS encoding ABC transporter permease — translation MSSTFIPPKSDANWQQLASTAVQKEDTSNWLGELVQETLALTRRLFIQLQRRPSTLIAGIIQPVMWLILFGALFQNAPKGMFGDSTNYGQFLSAGVIVFTAFSGALNAGLPVMFDREFGFLNRLLVAPLASRFSIVLASTIFIVSQSLLQAAVIVAAAAFLGAGLPNLAGLGAIALIILLLALGVTAVSLGLAFALPGHIELIAVIFVTQLPLLFASTALAPLSFMPKWLQIVATINPLSYAIEPIRYLYLHNSWNLGNVVMQAPWGAVTFGGAILMLVGFSFVAVLSIQPLLRRTLA, via the coding sequence ATGAGCAGCACTTTTATACCTCCAAAATCTGATGCTAATTGGCAACAACTGGCATCGACGGCAGTTCAAAAAGAAGATACTTCTAACTGGCTAGGAGAACTCGTCCAAGAAACTTTGGCATTGACTCGCCGCCTTTTCATTCAGTTACAGCGCCGTCCTTCAACTTTAATTGCTGGAATTATTCAACCCGTCATGTGGTTGATTCTATTTGGTGCTTTGTTTCAAAATGCCCCCAAAGGAATGTTTGGCGATAGCACCAATTACGGTCAATTTTTAAGTGCTGGCGTGATCGTTTTTACTGCCTTTAGTGGAGCGCTAAATGCAGGATTACCAGTGATGTTCGATCGCGAATTCGGCTTTTTAAACCGCTTGTTAGTCGCTCCTCTGGCTTCGCGCTTCTCGATTGTTTTAGCTTCAACTATTTTTATTGTCAGTCAGAGTTTGTTGCAAGCAGCAGTTATTGTGGCGGCAGCTGCCTTTTTGGGCGCTGGTTTACCCAATCTAGCTGGTTTGGGGGCGATCGCTTTAATTATTTTACTGCTAGCTTTGGGCGTAACAGCTGTAAGTCTCGGTTTAGCCTTCGCTTTACCCGGACATATAGAACTGATTGCCGTCATTTTCGTGACTCAACTGCCCTTGCTATTTGCTAGCACGGCTCTCGCGCCTTTGTCTTTTATGCCTAAGTGGTTGCAAATTGTCGCAACAATTAACCCATTAAGCTATGCGATCGAACCGATCCGCTATCTCTATCTACACAATAGCTGGAACTTAGGTAATGTAGTCATGCAAGCGCCTTGGGGTGCAGTGACATTTGGCGGAGCTATACTGATGTTGGTCGGTTTTAGCTTCGTAGCTGTGCTGAGCATTCAACCCTTACTGCGGCGGACTCTAGCATAA
- a CDS encoding daunorubicin resistance protein DrrA family ABC transporter ATP-binding protein translates to MAPAVFIQNLQKRYGSVEAVKDISFAIEAGEIFGLLGPNGAGKTTTLRILCTLSTPDAGVVEVSGISVLNNPRAARRRLGYVAQEVAPDKVLTGRELLQLQAALYHLPNAVVKQRIDTVLNLLGLQEYADKKTGTYSGGLRKRLDLAAGLLHAPDVLVLDEPTVGLDIESRFVVWDFLRQLRELGTTVLITSHYLEEIDALADRVAIIDRGLVIASGTPSQLKDKVGGDRITLRIREFSPPEEAEKAKQMLTALPFVQEAIVNSAQGNSLNLVVTPQAEALTQIEATMKSAGLPIFGISQSRPSLDDVYLAATGRTLMDAELAAAGSRDPKAERKQNMR, encoded by the coding sequence ATGGCTCCTGCTGTTTTCATCCAAAATTTGCAAAAGCGCTATGGCAGTGTTGAGGCTGTCAAAGATATCTCCTTTGCGATCGAAGCTGGGGAGATTTTTGGTCTACTCGGTCCCAACGGTGCGGGTAAAACTACAACCTTGCGCATCTTGTGTACCCTCTCTACACCAGATGCAGGAGTAGTAGAAGTTTCTGGAATTTCGGTATTAAATAACCCTAGAGCCGCTAGACGGAGATTGGGATATGTCGCGCAGGAAGTCGCTCCCGATAAAGTGCTGACGGGACGAGAGTTGTTGCAACTACAAGCAGCTCTCTATCACTTACCCAATGCCGTAGTCAAACAGCGGATCGATACGGTATTAAATTTACTGGGCTTGCAGGAGTATGCAGACAAAAAGACAGGTACGTACTCCGGCGGTTTACGCAAGCGTCTAGACTTGGCAGCAGGCTTGCTACACGCTCCCGATGTTTTGGTATTGGACGAACCCACCGTTGGACTCGACATCGAAAGCCGTTTTGTCGTGTGGGATTTTTTACGTCAATTGCGCGAATTGGGAACTACCGTCTTAATCACCAGCCACTACCTAGAAGAAATTGACGCATTGGCTGACAGGGTAGCAATTATCGATCGCGGTTTAGTTATTGCTTCCGGTACGCCTTCTCAATTAAAAGATAAAGTAGGCGGCGATCGCATTACCCTCCGCATCCGCGAGTTTTCACCCCCAGAAGAAGCAGAAAAAGCTAAACAAATGCTGACAGCGCTGCCCTTCGTCCAAGAAGCGATCGTCAATAGCGCTCAAGGTAACTCGCTCAATCTCGTTGTCACACCCCAAGCAGAAGCTTTAACTCAAATTGAGGCAACGATGAAATCTGCTGGTTTGCCCATTTTTGGCATTTCCCAATCTCGCCCTAGTTTAGACGACGTTTACCTCGCCGCCACAGGTCGCACTCTGATGGATGCCGAACTCGCCGCCGCCGGAAGCCGCGATCCCAAAGCAGAAAGAAAGCAAAATATGAGATAG
- a CDS encoding heme o synthase has translation MIGADVSRHHQNFLQVVHSYYQLTKPRIIPLLLITTAGSMWIAAEGRVDPKLLVVTLVGGTFAAAAAQTVNCIYDRDIDYAMERTRHRPIPSGRVQSHHALIFAIALAAISFSLLAVFANLLAALLAMSGIVFYVAIYTHFLKRHTPQNIVIGGAAGAIPALVGWAAVTGSLSWTAWTIFAIVFLWTPPHFWALALMIREDYAKVGVPMLPVVAGDETTAQQIWFYTLILIPATFLLIYPLQSCGLLYGAIALILGSIFVRKAWLLWQNPTCKIQARSLFLYSILYMMLLCAGMVVDSLPFTHQVANALASSLNTIISTILISR, from the coding sequence ATGATCGGGGCAGATGTCTCTAGACACCATCAAAACTTTCTTCAAGTCGTTCATAGCTACTATCAGCTAACTAAACCGAGGATTATACCTCTACTTCTGATTACAACTGCTGGCAGTATGTGGATTGCAGCCGAAGGACGAGTCGATCCAAAATTGCTCGTTGTCACCCTAGTTGGGGGAACTTTTGCTGCTGCTGCTGCCCAAACCGTCAACTGTATTTACGATCGCGATATCGATTATGCGATGGAACGAACCCGCCACCGTCCAATTCCTTCAGGACGAGTACAGTCGCACCACGCCCTAATTTTTGCGATCGCCCTAGCAGCAATTTCTTTCTCTCTCTTAGCAGTCTTTGCCAACCTGCTAGCTGCTCTGTTAGCAATGTCTGGCATTGTCTTCTACGTTGCCATATATACCCATTTTCTCAAACGTCATACCCCTCAAAATATCGTCATTGGTGGTGCAGCAGGGGCAATTCCCGCTTTAGTTGGTTGGGCAGCGGTGACGGGAAGTTTAAGCTGGACGGCTTGGACGATCTTCGCCATTGTCTTTCTGTGGACACCACCTCATTTCTGGGCGCTAGCATTGATGATCCGCGAAGACTACGCCAAAGTAGGCGTACCGATGTTACCTGTCGTAGCGGGCGACGAGACTACGGCGCAGCAGATTTGGTTCTACACCCTAATTCTGATCCCCGCCACGTTTTTACTGATTTATCCCCTACAATCGTGCGGTCTTCTCTACGGCGCGATCGCCTTGATTCTTGGTAGCATCTTCGTGCGTAAAGCTTGGCTGTTATGGCAAAATCCCACCTGTAAAATCCAAGCGCGATCGCTATTCCTCTACTCCATCCTTTACATGATGCTATTGTGTGCGGGCATGGTGGTCGATAGCCTACCCTTCACCCACCAGGTTGCAAACGCTTTAGCTTCCAGCTTAAACACCATCATCAGCACGATTCTCATTTCTAGATAG
- a CDS encoding peroxiredoxin, whose protein sequence is MALAVGTQAPTFTVKDTNGNTVSLSDFAGKTVVLYFYPKDDTPGCTKQACSFRDAKQTYNDKDVVILGVSVDDEQSHQQFTEKYGLNFPLLADTQQTLVKAYDVDGGGYAKRVTYVIDGSGKIVHVDSSVNTTTHASDVLAALGL, encoded by the coding sequence ATGGCTTTAGCAGTTGGTACGCAAGCACCTACATTTACAGTCAAAGATACTAATGGTAATACAGTCTCCTTATCTGATTTTGCTGGTAAAACTGTAGTTTTGTACTTCTATCCCAAAGACGATACACCGGGCTGTACGAAACAAGCTTGTAGTTTCCGAGATGCCAAGCAAACTTACAATGACAAAGACGTTGTAATCTTAGGTGTAAGCGTTGATGACGAGCAGTCTCATCAACAATTCACTGAGAAATACGGGCTGAATTTTCCACTTTTAGCTGACACTCAGCAGACTCTAGTTAAAGCCTATGACGTTGACGGTGGCGGCTATGCTAAGCGCGTAACTTACGTAATTGATGGGAGCGGTAAAATCGTCCACGTCGATAGCAGCGTTAATACCACAACCCATGCTAGTGACGTGCTAGCAGCATTAGGATTATAA
- the ctaD gene encoding cytochrome c oxidase subunit I, whose product MTQAQIQRSANLSILEAEPGERKWRDYFTFNTDHKVIAIQYLVTTFVFYCIGGVMADMVRTELKTPEVDFVSREVYNSLFTLHATIMIFLWIVPAGAGFANFLIPLMIGAKDMAFPRLNAVAFWMIPPGGILLISSLILGDAADAGWTSYPPLSLVTGQLGEGIWIISVLLLGTSSILGAINFLVTLLKMRTPGMSTTQMPLFCWAMLATSALTLVSTPVLAGALILLSFDLFAGTAFFNPTGGGDPVVYQHMFWFYSHPAVYIMILPFFGIISEVIPVHSRKPIFGYKAIAYSSLAISFLGLIVWAHHMFTSGIPGWLRMFFMITTMIIAVPTGIKVFSWLGTMWGGKIRLNSAMLFAIGFVSLFVIGGISGVMLAAVPFDIHVHDTYFVVAHLHYVLFGGSVFGIYAGIYHWYPKMTGRMMNEFWGKVHFALMYVGMNLCFLPMHKLGLMGMNRRIAEYDAKFATLNFVCTMGAYLLAISTVPFIINAIWSWMYGPKAGNNPWEALTLEWMTSSPPAIENFHGFPVLATGPYDYGMDRPKSEVDVPLADEREPALAAGPKSALRADPDPNVAANPEDRK is encoded by the coding sequence ATGACTCAAGCACAAATCCAACGATCGGCTAACTTATCTATCTTGGAAGCAGAACCAGGAGAAAGAAAGTGGCGCGATTACTTTACTTTTAATACCGACCATAAGGTAATCGCCATTCAATACCTGGTGACAACGTTTGTTTTCTACTGTATCGGCGGCGTAATGGCTGACATGGTGCGGACGGAACTGAAAACGCCCGAAGTCGATTTTGTCAGCCGCGAAGTGTATAACAGCTTGTTTACACTCCATGCCACGATCATGATTTTTCTGTGGATCGTGCCAGCAGGGGCGGGTTTTGCTAACTTCCTGATTCCCTTGATGATTGGGGCAAAGGATATGGCATTTCCGCGCTTGAACGCTGTCGCATTTTGGATGATCCCGCCTGGAGGGATCTTACTCATCAGCAGTTTGATCCTGGGCGACGCTGCTGACGCTGGCTGGACTTCTTATCCTCCCCTTAGTTTAGTCACGGGACAATTAGGCGAGGGAATTTGGATTATCAGCGTTTTGCTGTTGGGAACTTCTTCAATTTTGGGGGCAATTAATTTCCTCGTCACCTTGTTGAAGATGCGGACACCAGGTATGAGTACGACGCAAATGCCCCTATTCTGTTGGGCAATGCTGGCGACTTCTGCCTTGACGCTCGTTTCTACACCAGTGTTAGCAGGTGCTTTGATTCTGCTATCTTTCGACTTATTTGCTGGCACGGCATTTTTTAATCCCACAGGTGGTGGCGATCCGGTAGTTTACCAACATATGTTTTGGTTCTACTCGCACCCTGCGGTGTACATCATGATTCTGCCCTTTTTCGGGATCATTTCCGAGGTGATCCCCGTTCACTCCCGCAAGCCAATTTTCGGTTATAAAGCGATCGCCTATTCGAGTTTGGCAATTAGCTTTTTGGGATTGATCGTCTGGGCACACCACATGTTTACCAGCGGTATTCCTGGTTGGTTGCGGATGTTCTTCATGATCACGACGATGATCATTGCCGTACCTACGGGGATCAAAGTTTTTAGTTGGTTGGGGACGATGTGGGGTGGTAAAATTCGCCTCAACAGTGCGATGCTGTTTGCGATCGGCTTTGTCAGCCTGTTCGTCATCGGCGGGATCAGTGGTGTCATGCTGGCTGCCGTACCGTTTGACATCCACGTTCACGATACCTATTTTGTCGTCGCTCACCTGCACTACGTTCTATTTGGTGGCTCGGTCTTCGGAATCTATGCTGGAATTTACCACTGGTATCCCAAAATGACGGGACGGATGATGAATGAATTCTGGGGTAAGGTTCATTTCGCTTTGATGTATGTTGGGATGAACTTGTGTTTCTTACCGATGCACAAACTCGGACTGATGGGTATGAACCGCCGGATTGCCGAGTATGATGCCAAGTTCGCTACGCTGAACTTTGTCTGTACGATGGGGGCTTACTTACTAGCTATCTCCACCGTACCGTTCATCATTAATGCGATTTGGAGTTGGATGTACGGTCCCAAAGCTGGTAACAATCCTTGGGAAGCACTAACCTTAGAATGGATGACAAGCTCGCCACCGGCGATCGAAAATTTTCATGGATTTCCCGTACTAGCAACTGGTCCTTACGATTACGGTATGGACAGACCTAAATCTGAGGTCGATGTTCCCTTGGCTGATGAAAGAGAACCGGCTTTAGCTGCTGGACCCAAATCGGCTTTACGTGCCGATCCCGACCCAAATGTAGCTGCCAATCCTGAAGATCGTAAGTAG
- a CDS encoding COX15/CtaA family protein, giving the protein MTEFVLQRQNTDTIEQSQPRERIRRLVWKLCVATLILMAIGSATRVMNAGLACPDWPLCYGTLVPTQQMNFQVFLEWFHRLDAALIGLGAIALTVVSWWNRNFLPRWLPWAAIFALSLIVFQGVLGGLTVTELLRFDIVTAHLGTALLFFSALLVIGTALTPYQGTGNAGKLAWLGLAAAVLVYVQSLLGALVGSRWALHQCLTGQQLCSVMYSHIGGVVPPTLATLVLVLLSWRTPALHPALRRLANMAGGLILLQILLGLATFRLHLQVEPLTVSHQFVGAALLGVLVGYTVLAIRDVYGGSRSDRAGLNRPAA; this is encoded by the coding sequence ATGACTGAGTTCGTCCTGCAAAGACAAAACACAGACACAATCGAGCAGTCCCAGCCACGGGAAAGAATTCGGCGATTGGTGTGGAAATTATGCGTAGCAACTTTGATTTTGATGGCGATTGGTAGTGCTACGCGGGTAATGAATGCTGGGTTAGCTTGCCCAGACTGGCCCCTGTGTTACGGTACGCTCGTACCGACTCAACAGATGAATTTTCAAGTATTTTTAGAGTGGTTTCATCGCCTAGATGCAGCTTTAATCGGGCTAGGGGCGATCGCGCTAACAGTCGTGAGTTGGTGGAACCGTAACTTTCTCCCCCGCTGGCTACCTTGGGCGGCGATCTTTGCCCTTAGCCTGATTGTCTTTCAAGGGGTCTTGGGCGGACTGACAGTTACGGAATTACTGCGATTCGATATTGTCACCGCGCACTTGGGAACGGCGCTCTTATTCTTTAGTGCATTACTGGTTATTGGCACGGCACTCACGCCTTATCAAGGAACTGGTAACGCAGGTAAATTGGCTTGGTTGGGATTGGCTGCTGCTGTGTTAGTCTACGTGCAAAGTTTGCTTGGCGCATTAGTAGGTTCGCGCTGGGCGCTACACCAATGCTTAACCGGACAGCAATTGTGTAGCGTCATGTACAGTCACATCGGGGGTGTGGTTCCCCCAACGCTAGCCACCTTGGTTTTAGTGTTACTATCTTGGCGAACTCCGGCTTTGCATCCCGCGTTGCGCCGACTGGCAAACATGGCTGGCGGACTAATCCTACTGCAAATTCTTTTAGGACTTGCCACCTTCCGCTTGCATTTACAAGTAGAACCACTGACCGTATCGCACCAGTTTGTTGGCGCAGCCTTACTAGGTGTTTTGGTTGGCTACACCGTACTGGCAATTCGCGATGTTTACGGCGGTTCGCGCAGCGATCGTGCTGGGCTAAATCGCCCCGCTGCGTAA